The genomic stretch TAGATCACCTCTTGTTCATATATTGCTAGAAACCTTAGATCTATGTATAGAAACATTTTTAACCAGTACAACTACATATAGGGCTGCATTTAAACGTCCAATTGCAATTGGATGGCAACTTTGCCATTTATATTGCATCTgtaagtgaaaaaaatttgtacccCAGCTGAGAATAAGTAAAAAGTTGAGCCTGTCGTCACAAATATGTTTCATGGCTTCTTTTTATGTCATGGTCCTATTGTAATGTAAGATCTgtattaaaaagacaaaaaaaaaaatcccttataAAGTACTGAATATGCTTTCTGTGCTATAGGATGCAAGGAGTAAGGAGATTGAGGATGTGCTGATCCTTTCAGGGGATCACTTATATAGGATGGACTACATGGACTTTGTTCAAGTAAGGCAATGCAAGAAGTTCACATAAACAGTGTTTTAGTTCACTCATGTCAGTTGATACATTCTTACACATTATGATTCATCTCTTCCTTTGCAGAATCATCGGCAGAGTGGTGCAGATATCTCCATCTCTTCTCTACCAATGGATAACAGGTATGTTATGTTTTATCAAAGTTTCCCCAGTGGCGCTACTTATACATTTATAGCAAACCGCATAACCCTCATAAAATTGGCTTGGCTGGTCATTTCCAATTAATATAATACTCAGCTAGTGTAGATGCCTTGCCCTTTCAATAATTTCCTCTGCTTTGTTGATAGCCGTGCTTCAGATTTTGGTCTAATGAAGATAGACAACAAAGGAAGGGTCCTTTCATTCAGTGAAAAGCCTAAAGGAGACGACCTCAAGGCAATGGTAATCCCTTTTTTTCCTCTGCTTTTAGATCTTGTCTTTTCACCACCTAAAAAGTATATTGTTGCGCGTATctgttttttttcaaagattttagGCTAGATGGCAATGATTAAAATCATGATATCATGccgaattttaattttttaggaacTTGATTAATTATGCTGACTCCACTATATTAATCAGGAAGTGGATACAACGGTTTTGGGACTGTCAAGGGAAGAGGCCCAAAAGAAACCATACATTGCCTCCATGGGAGTGTATCTCTTCAAGAAGGAGATTCTTCTGAATCTTTTGAGGTATCAAATACTAGAAAATCTCGAATATTGATGAATTgcgtaaaagaaaaataagaaaccGACTCCTTAGTATTTCTTAGTGTCACCTCAAGAAGTTGATATAAGACCGGAATTGTGCTTCATCAAGTAAATTCTCTCtctaaacacacacacaaaagacgCCATGGAAAACAAATTCAGAAATATTAATGGCTATAATTATTCTTGAGTCAGATGGCGATTTCCCACTGCAAATGACTTTGGTTCAGAGATAATCCCTGCCTCAGCCAGAGAGTTCTTCATAAAGGTCATCGTGCTTTCTGAATGCTGAAAATCTGTCTTCTACAAACTATTTGCGTCATGGATAGTGTGTCATGCATACACACCGAACAAATGAACATTATGATGTACTTCATATTCTGATGCCCGCGGAGAGCTCATCCTTCCTTCTAACTATGTTTAACattcttcttcattatttttccAGGCTTATCTTTTCAATGATTATTGGGAAGACATAGGGACCATCAGATCCTTCTTTGAGGCAAATCTTGCCCTCACAAAGCATGTAAGCACTATATCTCACTGCTATTAAACTAGCTTCTAGGGCTCATGTAGGCTGGTTTAGGAATGAGGGGGACATGGTTCCTATAGAACTATGCAGTCTGCATGAACCTAAGTAATATATTacattgagtaatgctatttagtatattGTTATACGACTTtcatatatgttgatgatatgatagTGAAAATCATCAACCCTTAGATCAGTACTTGTAAAAATgaaatgactaattttcaatGTCACGTTATCTTAGTTGTATGATAGTCTACTAAATACTATTAGTCACAATGATTTAGTGCTTTATGCTACAACTAATATTAGATTACTCAACCCGGCAAAGCACACAACAGTAACTATGATCAATGTGGAATTATGTGCTTCTTGATATCTTGCTCATTTATTTCATTCTggttatcaaaataaatacagAAATGTATCATTAAATTAATGTTCAATACTAAGTTACAGATTCCATGTAGTAATGACAAATTCTCGAAGAACGCTGCTCTTTCTGATTGTTTTCATGTTACTTGCACAGAAGTCATGATTGATGCTCTCATGTTTCAACAGAAGGGCTTCGAGTGTCACATAACATCTTTCTTTGTACTTTTCAGCCACCAAGGTTTAGTTTTTATGATGCAGCAAAGCCGATGTTTACATCAAGAAGAAACTTACCGCCAACAAAAATTGATAGTAGCAAGGTAAGTATATCTCGTTTTTTAATTTGCTCTCGAAGCTTTTGAATTTTATGAGCCAAACTTTCAAAGCTGCAATAAGACTCAAAGTCAATCTGTAATAAACCAGCATATCCCCTGCGTTGAGTTCTTGAAGTAAAACACTTGTGCTCTTTCTCATCAGATAGTTGACTCGATCATATCACATGGAAGTTTCTTAACCAACTGCTTCATTGAGCATAGTGTTGTTGGTATCAGATCCCGAATAAACTCTAATGTTCATTTGAAGGTATGTCAGAAATTTCCATCATTACATTACTCGATAGCATGTTCTTGCAGAATTGCATAATAAAACTGTACAGCACTAATTTCCTAACTTGTGATAGCTATCTTCAAAATGTTCAAAAGAACTCtgaattgtttttttgcttATTGGTTGTAGATTTTGTTGATTAAGATATCTAAAAATACAGCTATTTCCTCAATTTACAATTGATTTCATGTAGAAAAACAAGTATCATTTCTATGCTTCTTCTATATATTCTTGTTTCTGAGATACAACTTTTACTGTGGCCAAATACGCAGGATACAGTGATGCTTGGAGCTGACTTCTATGAAACAGATGCTGAAGTGGCATCACTTTTAGCTGAAGGAGGAGTTCGAGTGGGAAtaggagaaaatacaaaaatcaaGTATAAACAGCTTGAACCCTTTTATCACAAACACATACAAATGTAGTAAATATCTTTTACCATTTCTCTTATTTCTTACATCTCTTCTGACAATGATGTGCAGAGACTGCATCATTGACAAAAACGCCAGAATTGGGAAGAATGTTGTTATTGCAAACTCAGAGGTAGGATTCTGCATACCCTTTCAATCACAAGGATAACCTTGGAACTTTGAAACAATCATTTCAATCAGCCATCCTCTCAGCCACATTAATAAGCACAGAAGATATTAATATTCCAGTTAAGCCTTCAACCAATGAGCTTAACTATACTTAGTTTCTGTTTATGTGTAATTGCAGGGCATAAAAGAGGCTGATAGATCTTCTGAAGGGTTTTACATCCGTTCTGGTATTACTATCATATCAAAAAATTCAGTAATCACAGACGGTTTTGTGATATAATATATCTGTCAATTTTCtaagtctttttttttgagtgatCAGGATGGTAATCATGAAAAATGATAACAAAATGAGTCATTATGTTTACTGTATCAATGTAACGAAGACGAAGATCAAATTTATGTATGATGCGGATGTGCACAATCCTTTACTGTGATAGCCAtccatttgtgatatttttgtctttttcctccATTATTTATTTTACCATAGGCAGAGAACCACcgaaaatgagaaaaacaaaGTGCCTTTATTTTGGCACTATCTTCCGCATAATTGATAACTAATAGAAAGAACAAATTAAATGATTCTCCACAAATGCATATAATGTTAGGAAATCTGTGCTATTTTTCCGatccgtgagatgcgaaaaataagaaaaacatttttttaaaaaaaaaaccataaacacAGAGATTTATCTGGTTTACCACTACTGACTACGTCCACAGAGTTTTTAGTAATGTTACACTATTTTTGAGAGAAATAATATAGGAAGCGTCAATAATACATTCGTACAAAACCCTAGTCCAAAATAACTATAAATATTACCCTCTACTCAATGGACTAAGTCTCAAAAAAAATATCTCATTTAAACCATAGGACTTCTAACATCGGACTCGATCGTATGCAAACTAGGTCTAATACAAACTAGGCTCGTATAAAATTTAACTAATTATTAGTTACCAAAGCATTACTCATATCGGTCCTTTTATCCACATAAAATGGATATTTGCAAGTAGCTAGTGTAAAGAATATAAACAAGTTGAGGGTATCAATCCTCTTGATGTTGGATggatcatttttatagaatatttactattttgttttgttttttttttttttttttttttctactatttACTATTTTGTTTTACGTGCCACTTTTCTATGCTTATGCAGCAATGGAAGTTTAAGAGAATTggagttatttatttgatgtattgccttttaatttatgtttacttGCTCTGTTAAGATGGTTTAGGGTCTTTTTATTTGGGTTGCCCTTTGATTCTTTGAAAAGAAATGAAGGAAGAAAAGACCATAAATGTTTGTGCTTGTATGTCAAGACACATGTTCTGTTTGTTTTCaagtaaaatgatttttcaaaagatattttttgtatttttttttgtgtttggtgCAACGAAAAATATTAGttaacggaaaatatttttagtttgataaaaaaaaacttcattaattttcataaaatagtaagtcattttttaaatttaagctTCTCATTTTCAAACAGCTAGGATATTGTATGTTTGGCCACTGCCAAAAATCCCTCTGACCACAGCCAAAAACACCACAAGAACCCCACAGGACCACTGTCGAAACCTCCGCCAAACTTCTGCCGAACCTTCTCTAGAAACTTGTCGGACTACCGCTATTTTTTTACGCTGAAACAAATCGAGccttactatttttcttttacttttttaattaataattctCTAATATTTCGGCCCTCGAGAAAAAAGTTATGTTTATAGAAATCGCATTAAAGAgatgacaacaacaacaattccATATTTCTCTCCTTATGCAAACAAGCAATTCTTTTGAATAGACtatatatttcacattttcACGTGTCATATTCTTTGACAAAACATCAGTTATGGCTAACTTCATCCATAAAAATATCTaccactttcttcttcttcttcttcttttcgaTAGTCTTGGGTTCATCGATTATATATTTAGCTTTTTGCATATCTCATTCTTAACCAATGACTTAATGCGATAACCTTCGTATTAATTCTTTACTAAATGAAACtgaattttatgaataattataAAAAGGTTTAATTTACCCTCTATTAGTTCTTTCCCTGCTCGTTACAACCACGCTGCATGATCTTAGATGTATAGTAAGTTATCTATGTCGCCTGACATCTCTGGATCCATGCTCTTCCACCATCTTTCACTgctgcctttttttttataaaaaaaatggtgttttaTTATCTTTCTGCCTTTTGTTGTGTTTTGCTGTCTTTGTTGTTCTTTGTGGGTTACTGTCTCCATGCTTTGGCTTGGATTGATTTCGTGGAAGAGACTTTTGTGGCTGGTGTTCGGCTTTCAACGACTCCCATCCAGTTTACTGCAGTACCTCTCTTGCAACAATCACTTCACTGTGGTTGTTTCTTTTACCGCTTGAGACTCTTAATTGAGTCATTTTGCCATTTGTCACCGCTTTGTGCGGCCCTTGGAAAGGCCCAGCTTATTTATGGTTCCTCAAGGATCATAAATGAAATCATTGTCTATACTTTGTTATTGTTTCTAAATATGTactgtattttctgttttggcTTTATTGTTGGGGTGCCCACCCCTTTTGTTATTGTTCGATCCCATGAAACCCGTTTTCCCctatttgaataaataataaaaaaaaaaaagtatagatatagttttttttttcttttttctaagtAAATTGGAACAACGTACATGGATTCAAAATACTGAGAAATTGGTGGGCTCTTTTGACAACAAACTCATAGCGAAAAATacaatacaaaaaatacaaccaaataataaaaaataagtcgAAAATGATCTTGACCAAAGCAAAGTCACGAGATCGATTAGCAAGCAACTAAAATAGCAACCAAGCAGATGCCAATGAAGAATGAACACTAATGAAATATGAAATGAATTTGACAAAGAGAAGAACAGATCTACAGTAACCCGTGTTTGGCGACAACCACAAATTTGAACAAGGACAGTTAATATtcattaaacaataattaaatttctaacattcttattttttacatcacatcaattattttttattattattcaaataaaaaaaaatttacaaaataattttttttaatttaattttttcatatcaaacttttttttttttttttttttttcacattaatcaatttttgctagCCTCTAAACAATAACAATCTAATGCCAAACGGACCCTATCGTTGAAGGTTGTGGCTTCAAATCTCCCGTTGAAAAGGTGATTAGACATGGTGATGTGAAGGTATAGATTAT from Corylus avellana chromosome ca1, CavTom2PMs-1.0 encodes the following:
- the LOC132182906 gene encoding glucose-1-phosphate adenylyltransferase large subunit 3, chloroplastic/amyloplastic, producing MAVAGDGRISLSAAARLRGATGLAGRNWGLVKFCNGEMMGKKMKVKLTQFQKGSGSGSNNVKQHVCMSLTANVAGESKLRDLEMEKRDARTVVAIILGGGAGTRLFPLTKRRAKPAVPIGGSYRLIDVPMSNCINCGIKKVYILTQFNSASLNRHISRAYNFGSGVTFGDGFCEVLAATQTPGEAGKKWFQGTADAVRQFHWLFEDARSKEIEDVLILSGDHLYRMDYMDFVQNHRQSGADISISSLPMDNSRASDFGLMKIDNKGRVLSFSEKPKGDDLKAMEVDTTVLGLSREEAQKKPYIASMGVYLFKKEILLNLLRWRFPTANDFGSEIIPASAREFFIKAYLFNDYWEDIGTIRSFFEANLALTKHPPRFSFYDAAKPMFTSRRNLPPTKIDSSKIVDSIISHGSFLTNCFIEHSVVGIRSRINSNVHLKDTVMLGADFYETDAEVASLLAEGGVRVGIGENTKIKDCIIDKNARIGKNVVIANSEGIKEADRSSEGFYIRSGITIISKNSVITDGFVI